The Camelina sativa cultivar DH55 chromosome 16, Cs, whole genome shotgun sequence sequence GATGCAAAGAAACATACAACCGCGGTGGTGAGAAATGTTGTTGAAGAAATAAAGGAAATTGTTTATGACGCTGAAGATATAATTGAAACATATCTTCTAAAAGAAAAACTTGGGAAGTCAAGTGGAATTAAAATGGGTATCAGAAGACATGCTTGCATTatttcagatcgcaggagaaaTGCATTTGATATTGGAGGCATACGTACGAGGATCTCAGATGTGGTTCGAGATATGCAGAGTTTTGGAGTACAACAAGCAATTGTCGATGGTAGGTATTTGCAGCCTCAAGGTGATAGAAAAAGGGAGATGCGACAAGAGTTTGCTAGGGACTATGAAAGCAATTTTGTGGGGTTGGAAGCAAATGTTAAGAAATTGGTTGGATATTTGGTGGAGGAAGATAACGTTCAAGTGGTTTCTGTAACCGGGATGGGTGGTCTTGGTAAAACCACACTTGCTAGACAGGTTTTTAACCATGAGGATGTAAAACATCAGTTTGATAGACTAGCATGGGTGTGTGTCTCACAAGAGTTTACACAGAAATCTGTGTGGCAAACGATCTTGCAAAATCTCACATctaaagaaaaggaagataaTATCTTAAAGATGAATGAAGCTGACCTCCAAGATGAACTCTTTCAATTGTTGGAATCATCTAAATCATTAATTGTCTTTGATGACATATGGAAAGAGGAAGACTGGGACCGAATCAAGCCACTATTTCCACCCAAAAAAAGTGGacttttatttgtaaattaattaaatgaaatcattcagattaatttattttgtgtttagTTATTATGAAACAAGTAAATATTTTGCTACAGGTTGGAAGGTGTCCTTACTTCTCGAAATGAGAGTGTCGCAGAACATGGTGGTACAACATATCTCAACTTCAAACCAGAATGCCTAGCCATTGAGGATAGTTGGACACTTTTCCAAACAATAGCATTTCCAAAGAAAGATGCATCTGGTAAACATTACATGACACAATTCAAATACAGTTTCtcatttttactttttcagtttgagtaattatttttttacgatGATACTTCTAGTTTAGGTGATGATAttgatgttaaatttttttaaccttaAATACCTCATTGTGATATCTCTTTATTGCATGATAATGACGTTTTTTTTATCATGGcttaattttgataatttagtGATTATGTGATACAGAACTTAAGATCGAAGAGGAAATGGAAGATATGGGAAAGCAAATGATCAAACATTGTGGAGGTATACCATTGGCCATAAAAGTGTTAGGAGGTTTGTTAGCTGCAAAGTACACAATGCATGACTGGAAAAGACTATCAGGAAATATTGGATCTCATATCATGGAAAGAACCGATAACAACAGTTCAATATACCATGTATTGTCTATGAGCTTTGAGGAGTTGCCTAGTTATTTGAAGCATTGTTTCCTCTACCTAGCCCATTTTCCAGAAGATCATAAGATAAACGTGGAgaaattgtattattattggGCTGCAGAAGGAATGTCAGAACGTACACATCAAGATGGAGAGACCATTCAAGATGTTGGAGAGAGCTACATAGAGGAGTTGGTGAGGAGAAATATGATAATTTGTGAAAGAGAAGTTACTACTTTGAGATTTGGAAATTGTCATTTGCATGATATGATGAGAGAAGTTTGTTTATTTgaagccaaagaagaaaatttccTACAGATTGCAGTAACAAGTGTAGGTACCGGCTCCTCGACTACAGACTCTCAAGCTCCTTGTAGATCTCGCAGGCTTGTCTGCCAATGTCCTACTACATTACATGTTGAAAGAgatataaacaatccaaaacttCGATCTCTCGTGGTTCTCTGGCATGATGTTTGGGGAGAAAGTTGGAAGCTATTAGGTACAAGCTTTACAAGGTTAAAACTTCTGAGAGTGTTAGATCTCTATTATGTAGATTTTGAAGGAAGGAAGTTACCTTCTGGCATTGGAAAGCTCATCCACTTAAGATACTTGAGCTTACAAGATGCTAAGGTATCTCATCTACCTTCTTTTCTAGGAAACCTAATGTTACTGATCTATCTAAATCTAGATATAGATACAGAATATATATTTGTGCCTGATGTCTTCATGAGGATGCATGAATTGAGATATCTTAAACTACCCTTCCATATGCATAAGAAGACGAAGTTGAATTTGAGAAATTTAGTAAAGTTGGAGACCTTGATTCATTTCTCAACGTGGCATAGCAGCTCAAAAGATTTACGTGGTATGTCTAGGTTGGTGACTCTAGCCATCAGCTTAACTCGTGAGAACAGTATAGAAACTCTATCTGCATCAATAGGTGGACTGAGACACCTTGAATATCTTTGTATAGTGGGTACATCGTCTGAAAGAATGACAGAAAAGGGAATT is a genomic window containing:
- the LOC104753493 gene encoding LOW QUALITY PROTEIN: probable disease resistance protein At1g58390 (The sequence of the model RefSeq protein was modified relative to this genomic sequence to represent the inferred CDS: inserted 3 bases in 2 codons), with translation MAGELVSFGLQKLWDLLSQECERFQGVEDQVTGLKRDLNLLSSFLKDADAKKHTTAVVRNVVEEIKEIVYDAEDIIETYLLKEKLGKSSGIKMGIRRHACIISDRRRNAFDIGGIRTRISDVVRDMQSFGVQQAIVDGRYLQPQGDRKREMRQEFARDYESNFVGLEANVKKLVGYLVEEDNVQVVSVTGMGGLGKTTLARQVFNHEDVKHQFDRLAWVCVSQEFTQKSVWQTILQNLTSKEKEDNILKMNEADLQDELFQLLESSKSLIVFDDIWKEEDWDRIKPLFPPKKSWKVXLTSRNESVAEHGGTTYLNFKPECLAIEDSWTLFQTIAFPKKDASELKIEEEMEDMGKQMIKHCGGIPLAIKVLGGLLAAKYTMHDWKRLSGNIGSHIMERTDNNSSIYHVLSMSFEELPSYLKHCFLYLAHFPEDHKINVEKLYYYWAAEGMSERTHQDGETIQDVGESYIEELVRRNMIICEREVTTLRFGNCHLHDMMREVCLFEAKEENFLQIAVTSVGTGSSTTDSQAPCRSRRLVCQCPTTLHVERDINNPKLRSLVVLWHDVWGESWKLLGTSFTRLKLLRVLDLYYVDFEGRKLPSGIGKLIHLRYLSLQDAKVSHLPSFLGNLMLLIYLNLDIDTEYIFVPDVFMRMHELRYLKLPFHMHKKTKLNLRNLVKLETLIHFSTWHSSSKDLRGMSRLVTLAISLTRENSIETLSASIGGLRHLEYLCIVGTSSERMTEKGIVLDFIXNLYMPRQQHFPSRLTYLKLSECCLEEDPMPILEKLHHLKEATLLKNAFCGRRIVCLVGGFPQLQKLEIGGLDKWEEWIVEEGSMPLLHTLSILDCEELKEIPDGLRFLYYLTLLKLGTQWKKKLSEGGEYYYKVQHVPCVEFRGAYWCSPVT